The window AactacctgtacacacacacacacacacacacacacacacacacacacaatctactgcTGTCCCCGTGTGTGGCCACCAGACCAGTGCCCAATGGGAGACGAGGTGACCCTGGTGGACGGCAGAGGGTGCCCAGAGGCCGTGAGCTCACAGCCGGACCTCTGCTCCCTGGACCACGTCCGTGCTGCCTGCTGCTCTTCCTGTGGACTGGCACACACCGCCACCACAGCACGTGAGACTCTGGGAGTGGGTGTTGTGTGTCCTTGACCATCATCAGAACTGTAGgatagtcagtcgcgtccgactgtgtccatcagaacagcagctgAGAATATGATGGTCTGTCTGATGGTCAGGCTATGAGCGTATGAACTGTAATGATAGTCTGTAGTGTCCGCACTGTGCCCATCAGAACTGTATGATAGTTAGtgatgtccgactatgaccatcagaactacgatagccagttgtgtccgactatgaccatcagaaatgCATCATAGTGAGtgatgtccgactatgaccatcagaactacgatagtcagttgtgtctgactatgaccatcagaactacgatagtcagttgtgtccgactatgaccatcagaaatgTATCATAGTGAGtgatgtccgactatgaccatcagaactacgatagtcagttgtgtctgactatgaccatcagaactacgatagtcagttgtgtctgactatgaccatcagaaatgTATCATAGTGAGtgatgtccgactatgaccatcagaactacgatagtcagttgtgtccgactatgaccatcagaactacgatagtcagttgtgtccgactatgaccatcagaactacgatagccagttgtgtccgactatgaccatcagaactacgatagtcagttgtgtctgactatgaccatcagaactacgatagtcagttgtgtccgactatgaccatcagaactacgatagtcagttgtgtctgactatgaccatcagaactacgatagtcagttgtgtccgactatgaccatcagaactacgatagtcagttgtgtccgactatgaccatcagaactacgatagtcagttgtgtccgactatgaccatcagaactacgatagtcagttgtgtccgactatgatcaccaCAACTGTACTATAGTCagccatgtccgactatgacaatcACAACTGTATGACtatcgactatgaccatcacaaatgtatgatagtcagccatGTCCGActtaatgaccatcagaactgtatgataatcagtcgcgTCTgtcaatgaccatcagaacagcagatgagactatgatggtcagtcgtgtccgaaaatgaccatcagaacagcagaggagtcaacCGCTGTCCATACTATCTGGGCTAgcatttgatgatagtggagagtgtcttgcccaggttacacacTTCCCACTCAaatggccaagagggctttaggtcatcggaacagcagaggaggaaactgctgtcccgactatctgggccagaactgaatgatagtggacagtgtcttgccccagACACATCCCCACACTCTAGGCTAAGAGGGCTTTAGGTCCCGAGTATCTGGGCTAGCATTTTGATTACAGCCTAGCgagtcttgcccatgttacaaccccactctctcggcgaaAGGGgctttagctcactcagtacggccagtcctctcttctcctctacacagacccctcggatgtccagtgggtgtctgaatgacccaacctttagcttccgtcgtcagaattgtggtattctttgtcaacattcacctcttcagtataagagccttccgcttgcaatattttgatggtggtaattggggtgaaacgctgttaacgtcgtctctttcgccgttcgtatggagagagttttaagacagtcggcgttggggatggttcccaaaggccaactcgccctcaaggctgcagccttaacagccagtgcaatcttgtcccCTAGTTTGAGAGACATTGTCCTTCACTAAAATGACTGAGATTCTGTAGAACTGTACACAGTTCGTTCTTTTGTGTCTGTCAACATAACTGTGAAATTCTGTCCCAACCCCTTTTATTCAAACCCTCTTCCgtccacaaaaacagaaacagaaatgccGGACTGGTTAAACTTGAATGGTAACGTTTCAACAGAGACAGTAGTAGGCTTACTAGTTATAGACTGATCCATTTCAAACATACTTTGATTATCGTatacactttttttgtgtgtgtgtgtgtgtgtgtgtgtgtgtgtaggcttacTAGTTATAGACTGATCCATTTCAAACATGCTTTGATTATCGTATacactttcttttgtgtgtgtgtgtgtgtgtgtgtgtgtgtgtgtgtgtgtgtgtgtgtttgtgcgtgcgtgtgtttgtgtgtgtgtgtgtgtgtgtgtgtgtgtgtgtgtgtgtgtgtgtgtgtgtgtgtaggcttacTAGTTATAGACTGATCCATTTCAAACATACTTTGATTATCGTATacactttcttgtgtgtgtgtgtgtgtgtgtgcgcgtgtgtttgtgtgtgtgtgggggtgggggtggggggtggggggggggcttactAGTTATAGACTGATCCATTTCAAACATGCTTTGATTATCGTATacactttcttttgtgtgtgtgtgtctgtctgtgtgcgtgtgtgtgtgtatgtgtgtgtgtatgtgtgtgtgtgtttgtgcgtgcgtgtgttggtgtatgtgtttgtgtgtgtgtgtgtgtttgtgcgtgcgtgtgttggtgtatgtgtttgtgtgtgtgtgtgtgtgtgtgcgtgcgtgtgttggtgtatgtgtgtgtgtgtgtgtgtgtgtgtgtgaagcgcgtGGATTCCATATCTACAACGGTAAAAGCGCCGTTGGAGTCGTGGCAATGACCACACCACCTTTGCCCGCCCGTTTCAGACTGTCCACTCGGGGACCAACACCGAGACTGTCGACCAAGTCTCTGTCACACGTCACTCCCAGACGGCACGCCCTACGCGCGTGACTGCTGCCGCACGTGCAACTTTGACCTCTCGCGCTGGGCATGCGCAGACAGCCCGCTTGGGGTGGACGGACAGCCATGCCAGGCGGCCGTGCGAGTGGGGCAAGTTCAAGGCTGTTACAACGCGACCTTGGCCTTCCGTTGCTGCGCCTCGTGTCAAGGTCATCGGAACCCCTCTGCGCAACCAGGTAACCGGTAAccgtttaacaacaacaacaaccggatgTTTCAGTTACATATCAGTTGAGTATGACTGTTAGTCTAACGAAAGAAATCACATCATTCTGCTTTAAACAAGCTCCACGTGTTCTCCTCTTTAAATGGGGGTGTTTGGATATAAGAAACATTAACCAAAAAAGCGCGAGTTCAGATACTGACTGTAGCAGCGTAAGCAGACGAACATAATGCGCTAAACCGGAAGTGATTTTCAATGAATGCGagtcatttaccccccccccccaactctccccccctcccccacaccccccttaagTTCTTGTTTTCAATGTGTTAACCAGTCTTTTAAGTTATCATGGAAATATAGGCTAGCGATCACCGCTCAACATTAAGCCTTGCGACGACTATCAACATCGCAGAAGATGCAGAGAGTAAATATCTTCACTGGCCGTCAAATAAAAAAGTACATGAAATATATTGATTAATTATATTTAAAaacaatgacccccccccccccccccccccccccccacccccccgtaaaaaagaaagaaaaaaaaatcattccttgACACGGGAATTGTTACTTTATTTTCTGACAGGCAGGGAATAGTATCCCTCGTCATATTTTCTGTACATGAGACAAAATAATAATTTTCTTCACACGAGAACTAGTattatcagtaataataataataataatggtatttatatagcgctgaatcttgtgcagagacaaatcaaagcgctttcgcaccagtcattcacacgcatgcataactctaaaactgtagaaactaaaagacaagggcaggcaagggaggctgttttgggaagaggggggtttcaaggccagatttgaaagagctgagtgtggagacttgacgaagcgaaagtggaagttcattccaatcgcaaggtccagagacagagaaagaacggcggccaacagtcgtgtgtttgaatctgggtatacgtaaacagtagtatgtgtgtatgcattgcagGCTGTGAGTATGGAGATCTACTACCGGAGACATGCAAGAACCACAAGAACGCCCGGCAGACCTGCAGTCGACAACTACAGTGGCAGTGCTGCCAGACATGTCGCGACAATGACGCATTACTCCGTGACGTCAAACGTGGCATGACGTCATCAGGAACACCCTGCGCATTTCCGCCACCAACGCCACTGCTACCGCTACAGCTCTTGATGTGGTGTTTCCTTATGATAACTACATACATGGTTCTATAACCTGAAGCACAACACACGGCAAGTGTTTATCCCTGAACAAACATACATGGTTCTATAACCTGGTGCACAACACACAAGTGTTTATCCCTGAACAAACATACATGGTTCTATAACCTGATGCACAACGCACGGCAAGAAGTGTTTATCCCTGAACAAACATACATGGTTCTATAACCTAATGCACAACACACAAGTGTTTATCCCTGAACAAACATACATGGTTCTATAACCTGATGCACAACACACAAGTGTTTATCCCTGAACAAACATACATGGTTCTATAACCTGATGCACAACACACAAGTGTTTATCCCTGAACAAACATACATGGTTCTATAACCtgatgcacaacacacaacaagaagCGTTTATcccgaacaaacaaaaagaacctaCACCCACCCCCGTAAAAAAAGGTAGCGTATTTCTGCACGTTGTCTCGTGATACCTTAAATGTGTTTCGCCCCAAAAAGGCACCGAAGCAGATTCAGTCAGACGTTGGACtcgtgacccagtgttcaccagcgatcagggttcgaggcccccgtttcggcatggtgttgtgtccttgggaaaaggcactgtactccgccGATTTTCTCGGGCCCTCACTCGAAGCAGATGTGAATGGGAACCAACCTGACTTCGGTTGAAGAAGGCTAGAGcaagcggaaggagaggattgggccccgccttcccatgccgagctctggacacagtggatgtgagttCACTACCGTatgacagaccaaagtggcgttcagctgtccacaaaggcgccaaatcctgtgaggccaaaagaatcgctgcagcagagcaacgcagacaggccaggaaaagcagggccagcaagtccccgacagccgccaccatcccctgttcacactgcgtcagaaccttccggccGCGAATTggtctgaccagtcatctgcgcacccacagagcccaacccacccacccccaggatgactagatggtcctcgtcgatcccgacggacaaacCACACCGTACAATGCTGCggaaagtttaactcactcagtacggccagtcctctcttctcctctacacagacccctcggatgtccagtgggtgtctgaatgacccaacctttagcttccgtcgtcagaattgtggtattctttgtcaacattcacctcttcagtataggagccttccgcttgtaatattttgatggtggtatttggggtgaaacgctgttaacgtcgtctctttcgccgttcgtatggaaagagttaacctttaACTCTCTTTTCGTATCACCCTGCACTTCCAGAGATGCAGTGACGTCAATCGCCTGAAATGTAACTGCGTGGTTAATCGATCggacgttctttctttctctttcgttgATTATTGATGTTGCGtttacgcctctgtgtgtgtgtgtgtgtgtgtgtgtctgtctctgcatttgtcagtctccttgtctctctgtttctctgtccagcgtttctttttatttcatttttctttcttccttcattttctctctctcctccattactgtttatgtatgtatatatcacacGGAGGAAAAGTTGTGGATTGCTCTTGTGCCACCTGTTTCACGAGTGAATATCGCCATCTCCATCACCTACCACTTGTAAATTTCAACACGTTCCCAGAATATTTCAACTcagggagggtggggcggggggtgtagggggtgtaggggagggggggggggcggtgggtgggtgggtgggtggggggggggcgtactcAGCTGACCCTGTGGTTGATCTGATCTGTTGATTGTTACACTGTCCGGGTCTGCCCGGACATCAACCAATGGACCAGGCTGGCTTCAATTATCGTTTCCACGCTCACGCCATCTGCTGCCATACCACCACatctcatacattttttttctctctttgttctgagAACATCAGAGACTACCATAGgcagtgtgatatatatatatatatatatatatatatatatatatatatatagagagagagagagagagagagagagagagagagagatacacgtcTTTGTACTATACATATAAGTTCCCAATGTAAGGAATTGTGTGATGTACATGATAAcattatgtcttttttcttttctttgtgtgtgtgtgtgtgtgtgtgtgtgtgtgtgtgtgtgtgtgagagagagagagagagagagagagtgaaaatttcgcttgtgtgcatgcagttttcttcccatttttccttttccttttctttcaattttgcccattaccctcgtaaaataaaatttcgttcgttcgttctctccctctctctgtgtatgtgcatgtgcatgatgcatgcatgtgtgtgtgtgtgtgtgtgtgtgtgtgtgtttgtgcgtgtgtgcgtgtgtgtgtgtgttcctgggtGCACGCTCCTGTGTTCATTTCTAATATGATATATGCCAGGTTTTTACTAttctgcttgtaatctgtatgtgtcacacacacttcaccattcTTCTCCGATCCGAGATAATCAAGTGatactgatcccccccccccccccccccccgccaaaactTCGAGAGGAGCTTTAAAAATACTACAATGGAGCTTAttggaggtgcagggtaatgtgtgtggtgtgtgtgtgtgtgtggtgtgtgttggagctcatgtacgtttatgtatttaactgtgctttcatatctgtgaaactgcatgttcggtgcatatctgttatgcatgtgtgggtgtatatgtaaatgtgtgtcttcatgttttacatctatttgcttaattatcatcattgttatcttatttatgtatttatttattattattattattattacattataattattatttatttatttatttatttgtgtaagcttatctattatttattcacctttttttttctcaaggcctgactaagcgcgttgggttacgctgctggtcaggcatctgcttggcagatgtggtgtagcgtatatggatttgtccgaacgcagtgacgcctccttgagctactgaaactgaaactgaaacttattagAAACCACACACATACTTGGTCATTTTAATCAGTTCATTCAATCTACGAATCCGTTCCAACGCGAATATTATTAGTTCCAAactggaaaagaacaacaacaaaaacaccaccaccagcacacacacacacacacacgcacacacacacacacacacacgcacacacacacacaaaagcagttgGCGTTGTACAGGCATAGTGATGAACGTTAGACTGCTGGCCCTATCGATTCGTTCCTGTACTGAACAGTTGTGAGGTTGGCGCGGAACGCTGTTGCACAGCTGTCacggctgttgtttttttttataacgcaTTAGGAATattagagacagcgagagaaagagagagagcgagagagagacacacacacgcacacacacacacacacacacacacacacacacacagagtgaaaatttcgcttgtgtgcatgcagttttcttcccatttttccttttccttttctttcaattttgcccattaccctcgtaaaataaaatttcgttcgttcgttctctccctctctctgtgtatgtgcatgtgcatgatgcatgcatgtgtgtgtgtgtgtgtgtgtgtgtgtgtgtgtgtgtgtgtgtgtgtgtgtgtgtgtgtgtgtgtgttcctgggtGCACGCTCCTGTGTTCATTTCTAATATGATATATGCCAGGTTTTTACTAttctgcttgtaatctgtatgtgtcatacacacacttcacccttCTTCTCCGATACGAGATAATCAAGTGatactgatccccccccccccaccccccccaccgccaAAACTTCGAGAGGAGCTTTAAAAATACTACAATGGAGCTTAttagaggtgcagggtaatgtgtgtgtgtgtgtgtgtgtgtgtgtgtgtgttggagctcatgtacgtttatgtatttaactgtgctttcatatctgtgaaactgcatgttcggtgcatatctgttatgcatgtgtgggtgtatatgtaaatgtgtgtcttcatgttttacatctatttgcttatttatcatcattgttatcttatttatgtatctatttattattattattattacattatagttattatttatttatttatttgtgtaagcttatctattatttattcaccttttttttttctcaaggcctgactaagcgcgttgggttacgctgctggtcaggcatctgcttggcagatgtggtgtagcgtatatggatttgtccgaacgcagtgacgcctccttgagctactgaaactgaaactgaaacttattagAAACCACACACATACTTGGTCATTTTAATCAGTTCAATCTACGAATCTGTTCCAACGCGAATATTAGTTCCAAactggaaaagaacaacaacaaaaacaccaccaccaacacacacacacacacacacacacacacacacacacacacacacacacacacacacacacacaaaaagcagttGGCGTTGTACAGGCATAGTGATGAACGTTAGACTGCTGGCTCCATCGATTCGTTCCTGTACTGAACAGTTGTGAGGTTGGCGCGGAACAATGTTGCACAGCTGTCACGGCTGTTTTTATAACGCATTATGATTattagagacagcgagagaaagagagagagcgagagacacacacacacacacacacacacacacacacacacacacagagagagagagagagagagagagagagagagtgaaaatttcgcttgtgtgcatgcagttttcttcccatttttccttttccttttctttcaattttgcccattaccctcgtaaaataaaatttcgttcgttcgttctctccctctctctgtgtatgtgcatgtgcatgatgcatgcatgtgtgtgtgtgtgtgtgtgtgtgtgtttgtgtgtgtgtgtgtgtgtgtgtgtgtgtgtgtgtgtgtgttcctgggtGCACGCTCCTGTTCATTTCTAATATGATATATGCCAGGTTTTTACTATTCTGCTTGTAATCTGTACgtgtcacacacacttcaccattcTTCTCCGATCCGAGATAATCAAGTGatactgatccccccccccccccccccccccccccccccaccgccaaaaCTTCGAGAGGAGCTGTAAAAATACTACAATAGAGCTTAttagaggtgcagggtaatgtgtgtggtgtgtgtgtgtgtggtgtgtgttggagctcatgtacgtttatgtatttaactgtgctttcatatctgtgaaactgcatgttcggtgcatatctgttatgcatgtgtgggtgtatatgtaaatgtgtgtcttcatgttttacatctatttgcttatttatcatcattgttatcttatttatgtatttatttattattattattacattatagttattatttatttatttatttgtgtaagcttatctattatttattcaccttttttttttctcaaggcctgactaagcgcgttgggttacgctgctggtcaggcatctgcttggcagatgtggtgtagcgtatatggatttgtccgaacgcagtgacgcctccttgagctactgaaactgaaactgaaacttattagAAACCACACACATACTTGGTCATTT of the Babylonia areolata isolate BAREFJ2019XMU chromosome 27, ASM4173473v1, whole genome shotgun sequence genome contains:
- the LOC143301547 gene encoding uncharacterized protein LOC143301547, with protein sequence MLSVYQGGVYGGLGDICPSMFCLVPDDTRGVFCVEHRAAPGTSCGPGKWCEAGECVANPKAPWFNMDQCPMGDEVTLVDGRGCPEAVSSQPDLCSLDHVRAACCSSCGLAHTATTAHCPLGDQHRDCRPSLCHTSLPDGTPYARDCCRTCNFDLSRWACADSPLGVDGQPCQAAVRVGQVQGCYNATLAFRCCASCQGHRNPSAQPGCEYGDLLPETCKNHKNARQTCSRQLQWQCCQTCRDNDALLRDVKRGMTSSGTPCAFPPPTPLLPLQLLMWCFLMITTYMVL